GCCTCCGCCCCGCGAGCCGTCCCCGCCGCAGGCGGGGCGGCGAGCGCACCCCCCGCTTCCGGGGGGATGGGGGGGCGGGCGGAGGCGCCCGAGCGAGGTGGCGCGCGAGGCGAGGAGGTATGAGCGTAGGACGGCACCCGGCCCACGCCCATCGGGTCAATCGTACGGACGCTAGACGCCGCCCGCTAAGAAGGGTCGGGGCGCTGCTGACGCAGGAACTGCTCGATCTCCGCCACGAGGTCCGCCGACGGCGGAAGCTCGTCGCTCGGCGAAGTGGGCTCGGCGGCCTCATCCTCGTCCGGCGGCTTCCGCTCGAGCTTGCGGACGTACTCGGCGATCTTCGCGTTCTGGCCGACCACCTCGTTGAGGTTCTGGTCGAATTGGCGGGAAGCCTCCACCAGGTCCGAGAGGTCCGCCTCGGCTCCGAGCAGCACCAGGACCCGCCGCACGAGGGCCATGGCCGCCTTGGGGTTCTCGACGCCCGAGACATAGTGAGGGACATTGGCCCAGAGGCTGGCCTGGGGGATGCCCTCCTCGCGACACATGATGTTGAGCACGCCGACGATCCCCGTCGGTCCCTCGTAGCGCGACGCGCGCAGGCCAAGACGCGCGGCGAGCTCCGGGTCATAGGCCCCCCCCACGAGCTTCACGGGGCGCGTATGCGCCACTTCGGCCAGGAGGGCACCCAGGGTCAGCACCAGCGATGCCCCCACCCGTCGCGCGAGATCGAGCACGGCGCCGCAGTACGTACGCCACCTGAGATGGGGCTCGATGGCTACACCAACAATGAGGTCCCGGTCCAGCGCTGA
This is a stretch of genomic DNA from Candidatus Methylomirabilota bacterium. It encodes these proteins:
- a CDS encoding PAC2 family protein — encoded protein: MPPTDALVLFEEPDGLRQPVLIVAFSGWNDAAESATTAARYLGQLWPSRPLASIDPEEFYHFGLSRPYVRFKSESSQEREIVWPSTDFSLATPSALDRDLIVGVAIEPHLRWRTYCGAVLDLARRVGASLVLTLGALLAEVAHTRPVKLVGGAYDPELAARLGLRASRYEGPTGIVGVLNIMCREEGIPQASLWANVPHYVSGVENPKAAMALVRRVLVLLGAEADLSDLVEASRQFDQNLNEVVGQNAKIAEYVRKLERKPPDEDEAAEPTSPSDELPPSADLVAEIEQFLRQQRPDPS